The proteins below are encoded in one region of Trichomycterus rosablanca isolate fTriRos1 unplaced genomic scaffold, fTriRos1.hap1 scaffold_345, whole genome shotgun sequence:
- the LOC134307779 gene encoding 28S rRNA (cytosine-C(5))-methyltransferase-like, with the protein LEDLYRLSGKEFLKDLHLRDLLVFSAKMDFHDHYLYKAGHIILQDKASCLPAHLLDPPVGAHVIDACAAPGNKSSHLAAIMKNKGKLFAFDLDAKRLSTMSTLLLRAGVTFQQLANEDFLKVDPLCPAYKDVTHILLDPSCSGSGMLCLSDGGSEEQRRDPERLQALAAFQLRCLNHALRFPRLQRLVYSTCSVHREENEEVVSACLQNNPAFGLVRLLPEWPERGLEPLAQCLRASVTKTLTHGFFVAMLKLRLQTPGSSMELSSRVTPPAQEERAETSVEDQPPPAKKKKRNRKKPKKQGT; encoded by the exons GTCTGGTAAAGAGTTCCTGAAAGATCTGCACCTCAGAGATCTTCTGGTCTTCAGTGCAAAAATGGATTTCCACGATCATTACCTGTATAAGGCGGGGCACATCATCCTGCAGGACAAG gCCAGCTGCCTCCCCGCTCACCTCCTCGACCCGCCGGTCGGAGCTCACGTGATCGACGCCTGTGCAGCTCCTGGGAATAAAAGCAGCCACCTCGCTGCCATCATGAAAAATAAAGG AAAACTCTTCGCCTTTGACCTGGATGCGAAGCGTCTGTCCACCATGAGCACGCTGCTGCTCCGCGCCGGGGTCACATTTCAGCAGCTGGCCAATGAGGATTTTCTCAAAGTGGATCCGCTTTGCCCGGCGTACAAGGACGTGACGCACATCCTGCTGGACCCGTCGTGCAGCGGATCAG GGATGCTGTGCCTGTCGGACGGCGGCTCCGAGGAGCAGCGGCGGGACCCCGAGCGTCTGCAGGCGCTGGCTGCGTTTCAGCTGCGCTGTCTGAACCACGCCCTGCGGTTCCCGCGGCTGCAGCGGCTCGTCTACTCCACCTGCTCCGTCCACCGGGAGGAGAACGAGGAGGTCGTGTCGGCGTGTCTACAGAATAATCCAGCGTTCGG ACTGGTCCGTCTCCTTCCCGAGTGGCCTGAACGGGGTCTGGAGCCACTGGCGCAGTGTTTGCGTGCCAGCGTCACGAAGACGTTAACTCACGGGTTCTTCGTAGCCATGCTGAAGCTGCGGCTACAAACACC AGGTTCTTCCATGGAGCTGAGCTCTAGGGTGACGCCTCCTGCTCAGGAGGAGCGAGCGGAGACCTCTGTGGAGGACCAACCGCCCCCAGCAAAGAAGAAAAAGAGGAACAGAAAGAAACCCAAAAAGCAAGGAACCTAA